The genomic DNA GCCATCCCGTGCCGTGCCATCCCGTGCCGTGCCATCCCGTGCCTTACCTGGAACAGGGACCTCCAACCCAGGACCCTCATCCCACAGCACACCCAGTACCAGCCCCCGTCCCATCTCCTGCCTCACACGatacagtcacagaatggttgggttggatgggacctcaaagattatcCGTTTCCAAGCTCCTGTCGTGGCTGGGGTTGCCAACAGCTAAATCAGGAACCAGGTGAGGCTGCACTGGGTCCCATCCAaactgaatgcctccagggatagggcaaCCACAGCATCTCCACATCAAGGCCCCATCCTGCACTCCAGCTGGTACTGgtgcccccatcccatcctgtgCCCACACCGAGTCCTGCTGTTCCTCCCCAAAGCTGACTCCTCTCCCTGGCTTTTCCAATTGGGGTTTCAGGTTAGAAATCCCCACTGACACCCCTGGGAGTGCACTGGGTCCCCTTGGCAGCACAGTGTGTCAGTGCCACCTCTGAGCAGCTTTTGGGGATTTTCTCCCATGGCTGTGGCAGCTCTTGGTGTGCTTGAGGCTGAGGGTgctgcagggggttggaagggaactggAGCAGAGGACCCCCATATGGTGTTTTCCCTTCTCATCTGCAGTGCACGTGGCTCCTCCGCAGCACTGGCCCTTCTAAGTGTGCCAAGCTGCCACCTGGGAACCCCCGACAGTGACATCCctgcaggctttgctgctgtcatGTGGAGAGGCAGTGTGTGAGATAGGGGCTgtgccagctgccagcacagctgcgGAGTGACATGAGCTGGGTAGCAGATGGGGATGCTGTGGCACTTTAAGTGACCACGTCTGAGTGCCAGGGGGTTGCAGGAAGAGGACAGGAGGTGGCACGGTGCTCAGCCCTCCCCTCCGTGTGGCTGCGTGGGCTTCCTTTGTGCTGCCAACGTAAAGACCTTGAGAGGAGGTGAGCTGGGCTCTAATGCTTGAGCTTGCATGCTTGCTTTGTTCCTTGCAGCTTGAGCGCTCAGCGCCCATTATTGTTTGGCTCTGCTCAAATCTGGGCCGGCTGCTCGCTGCTCCCAGCCGTGAGTCTCCAAGCAGCAGGCACACGTGTGTGGAGCCCTATGGCACGTGCAAGGAATGATGTTTGAAGGGCAAGCAGCTCTTTTGGGGATTGAGCTGTGCCTCACTCCCCCTCACCATTTCCCACGCTGCCCCATGAGGATGCTGCTTGCTAGGTTTTGGGGCTGCCTGAGGTGCCCAGCAGCCCCGTGTCCTGCCCTGGGGCTGAGGTTtcactcctgctgctctctttgCCCCCAGGTTCTGTGGGgagtgcctgcagccctgcctccaGGTGCCATCCCCGCTCTGCCCGCTCTGCCGCATGCCCTTCGACCCCAAGAAGGTAGAGAAGGCTTCCAGTGTGGAGAAGCAGCTCTCATCCTACAAGGCTccctgcagaggctgcagcaagaAGGTAAAGCATGGCCCAGCCCAGCAGTTGGGCATGGGGTGCTTCTGGACCGGCTGTAAGGCTGTGATTCGTGGTGCACCTCCACAGGCTGTGCTGGTTGCTTTCTGCCTTCCCCTGACAGTGGGGATTTCCCTGTAGCTGCCTGTGTGTCACCCTGAAACAAACTGCTGTCATGGTGGCAGAGCAGTTCAGGGCTATGCATGTCAACAGTTCCTCTTTTGCAAAGGAAATTGGAGCTAGTGCTGCAGTAGTGCAGCCAGCCTGACTTTTTGCGTGTAACCTCGGTTTGCTCTGCTGTTGATTGGCCAAAGCGTGGTGAAAACTGCTTTCCTCTACCACACCGGTGGCTCTGGTGCTTTGTCTGACAGGTGAATGTGTTCCTGCAGCCTCTGGGAAtgtttctcctctccttctccagGTGACCCTAGCAAAAATGCGGTCTCACGTCTCGTCTTGTGCAAAGGTGCAGGAGCAGATGGCCAACTGCCCCAAGTTTGTCCCAGTtgtccccacatcccagccTATCCCCAGGTACTGTCATGCATCACATAGAAAAATGCAGATTGCACAGACGCTCTCATCCGTCTTCACCATCCAGCTTCACACTTAGAAGCTCTAAAATCCAAACACGGGTTTTGTTTGCTCGTTCTCCCGGGCTGTTCACAACCACAAACATCAGCATGCTTATCCTGGTGGCATctgcagccctggcactgctccGTGTTTCAGCCAGCGAGAAGGGACTGAGCAGATCAGGGTGGCTGAGCTCATGGCTGGGCTGGGAACAGGCTGGTTTGGCTTTACCATGGGCAGGTgggacacagcagaacaggcagcagcagaggtggctgGGTGCGTTTGGAAGAAGTTGATGCAGACACTTGGCAGGGCTCTGAGCGTGTTCTCATTCTCTTTAGCAATATTCCCAATCGCTCAACGTTTGTGTGCCCATATTGTGGGGCCCGGAATCTGGACCAGCAGGAACTGGTGAAGCACTGCATGGAGAATCACCGCAATGACCCCAACAAAGTGGTGAGCAAGGCTGGTTCTGGGTGGGTAATGCTGGGAATATGACTAGATtcacagcagcccctgctggCTTTGTTAGAGGCTCTCTAGAGCGAGCTGCCTttgtctcactgtgctcatgaCCGAGCTGGTGCTGGATTTGCTCTCTCTCTTGCTGTTGATTTGACTGAGGTGTGGGGAACTCGCAGCTCTGGCATCATCTGAAAGGTGCTCATGTACACATTTAACTAGTCAGCAAGCTAAAAGCAGTCTGGGCTACGTGCCAGCAGCTttgtgtgcagagcagaggcactTGGCATACCCACTGCAGTGGATACCCAACCCCAGACAGAAGGACACTGCTCACTTCTCTCGTGccatggctgcagcagctccctgatGCCCCCCAGGAGAGCTGGAGGCGGCTCAGTGCCCACATCTCACAGCTGTCctgtccctgcctgctgcaggtgTGCCCTGTCTGCTCAGCCATGCCCTGGGGGGACCCCAGCTACAAGAGTGCAAActtcctgcagcacctcctgcaccGGCACAAGTTCTCCTACGACACCTTTGTGGTGAGTATGGCTGTGAGCCAGAACAGAATCATCTTCCCTGTGTCCCACACTGAGTGTCTGGGTGACAAATCCAGCCCTTCTTGCCTGCCAGGATTTGCCTGTCCTGGTTTGCAGCACATTGAGGGGTGCAAGGGGAAAGTTTCTCCTTTGGGCTTTGTGGGATGCATGCAGCACACATAGCCCCACTTGGGAGAGCTTCTGGGTGTTCACACTGGGCCTTGTTAGACACACACTAAGGCAAAAGTCACCCCAagtgcagcagagagaaatgttATCCCTCCCCATGAAGATGGtttgtttatttccatgtgCTCCATTAAACTCTTCCCCTGAGGGACTGTAATACAAAAGCCCTTTTCTTCAAGGCTTCACGTGGGGAAACACGAGGAGAGGGcgaggagcagcccagcctgcagcctggaaggtcTGGCTACAGCACAGGGGGACGTTCCTTGGGGGGCTGCAGACCATCTGAGCAGGGCGTAGGAGTGTGactgtgcagctgtgctcacaGGGACTAGCAGATGGTTTTATTAGCATCCTAACTTTGTTGCCTGGACCTCCCTGCAACTATTTGCAGAGAAACATCCCCAGCCCAGGAAGGGGTTACTGACTGGAGTGCTGGAGAAGCGTGTAGCATTGCAAGACAGCTTTCCCTGGAGCCCATCTGGGAAACCATGGCCAGTTtcatccctgcctgctgccagctctgaaaGCAGGGG from Lagopus muta isolate bLagMut1 chromosome 12, bLagMut1 primary, whole genome shotgun sequence includes the following:
- the RNF166 gene encoding E3 ubiquitin-protein ligase RNF166 isoform X2, with amino-acid sequence MGPQRLSVSKLLSWLGLPTAKSGTRFCGECLQPCLQVPSPLCPLCRMPFDPKKVEKASSVEKQLSSYKAPCRGCSKKVTLAKMRSHVSSCAKVQEQMANCPKFVPVVPTSQPIPSNIPNRSTFVCPYCGARNLDQQELVKHCMENHRNDPNKVVCPVCSAMPWGDPSYKSANFLQHLLHRHKFSYDTFVDYNIDEEAALQAALALSLSEN
- the RNF166 gene encoding E3 ubiquitin-protein ligase RNF166 isoform X1; the encoded protein is MFRSLLVAAAQRPQAPGPGPPRPPPPGGPAAEALEAQFSCPICLEVFHRAVGIAGCGHTFCGECLQPCLQVPSPLCPLCRMPFDPKKVEKASSVEKQLSSYKAPCRGCSKKVTLAKMRSHVSSCAKVQEQMANCPKFVPVVPTSQPIPSNIPNRSTFVCPYCGARNLDQQELVKHCMENHRNDPNKVVCPVCSAMPWGDPSYKSANFLQHLLHRHKFSYDTFVDYNIDEEAALQAALALSLSEN
- the RNF166 gene encoding E3 ubiquitin-protein ligase RNF166 isoform X3 yields the protein MPFDPKKVEKASSVEKQLSSYKAPCRGCSKKVTLAKMRSHVSSCAKVQEQMANCPKFVPVVPTSQPIPSNIPNRSTFVCPYCGARNLDQQELVKHCMENHRNDPNKVVCPVCSAMPWGDPSYKSANFLQHLLHRHKFSYDTFVDYNIDEEAALQAALALSLSEN